From Heteronotia binoei isolate CCM8104 ecotype False Entrance Well chromosome 3, APGP_CSIRO_Hbin_v1, whole genome shotgun sequence, a single genomic window includes:
- the DDX3X gene encoding ATP-dependent RNA helicase DDX3X isoform X5: MSHVAVESALGLDQQFAGLDLNSSDAQSGGGTASSRYIPPHLRNREASKQGFDGWNAGRDRDAYSSFGARSERGSGKSSFFGDRGNGSRGRFDDRGRGSDFDGVGSRGDRSGFGRFDRGGNSRWSDKCDEDDWSKPLAPSDRMEQELFSGGNTGINFEKYDDIPVEATGSNCPPHIESFSDVDMGEIIMGNIELTRYTRPTPVQKYAIPIIKDKRDLMACAQTGSGKTAAFLLPILSQIYTDGPGDALRAMKENGRFGRRKQYPISLVLAPTRELAVQIYEEARKFAYRSKVRPCVVYGGADIGQQIRDLERGCHLLVATPGRLVDMMERGKIGLDFCKYLVLDEADRMLDMGFEPQIRRIVEQDTMPPKGVRQTMMFSATFPKEIQMLARDFLEEYIFLAVGRVGSTSENITQKVVWVEELDKRSFLLDLLSATGKDCLGEFQHNSNGSGKELLTLVFVETKKGADSLEDFLYHEGYACTSIHGDRSQRDREEALHQFRSGRRPILVATAVAARGLDISNVKHVINFDLPSDIEEYVHRIGRTGRVGNLGLATSFFNERNINITKDLLDLLVEAKQEVPSWLENMAYEQHHKGGSSRGRSKGRFSGGFGARDYRTSSSTAGSSFGSSRASSGRSGGGGGHGGSRGFGGGGYGGFYNSDGYGGNYNSQGVDWWGN; encoded by the exons ATGAGTCATGTGGCAGTGGAAAGTGCCCTCGGTCTAGATCAGCAG TTTGCTGGTCTAGACTTGAATTCCTCAGACGCGCAGAGTGGAGGAGGTACAGCAAGCA GCCGGTACATTCCTCCTCATTTGCGGAACAGAGAAGCCTCAAAACAGG GATTTGATGGGTGGAATGCAGGAAGAGACAGGGATGCATACAGTAGTTTTGGTGCAAGAAGTGAACGAGGTTCAGGAAAATCAAGCTTCTTTGGTGACCGTGGAAATGGCTCAAGGGGAAG ATTTGATGATCGTGGAAGAGGCAGTGACTTTGATGGCGTTGGCAGTCGTGGTGATAGAAGTGGCTTTGGAAGATTTGATCGTGGTGGGAACAGTCGTTGGTCTGATAAATGTGATGAAGATGACTGGTCCAAACCACTTGCACCAAGTGATCGTATGGAACA GGAGCTCTTCTCTGGTGGGAACACCGGCATTAACTTTGAAAAGTATGATGACATTCCAGTTGAGGCAACAGGCAGCAACTGCCCTCCACACATTGAAAGT TTCAGTGATGTTGACATGGGGGAAATTATCATGGGGAACATTGAGCTCACCCGCTACACTCGACCTACTCCAGTGCAGAAATACGCTATCCCTATCATCAAAGACAAGAGAGATTTGATGGCTTGTGCTCAGACAG GGTCTGGGAAAACAGCTGCATTTCTTCTGCCTATACTGAGTCAGATCTACACAGATGGTCCAGGTGATGCCTTGAGAGCTATGAAG GAAAATGGAAGGTTTGGACGTCGTAAGCAATACCCAATCTCACTAGTTTTGGCTCCTACAAGAGAACTGGCCGTGCAGATCTATGAAGAAGCCAGGAAG TTTGCATATCGTTCCAAAGTTCGCCCTTGTGTTGTCTATGGTGGTGCTGACATTGGCCAACAGATACGTGACTTGGAGCGTGGTTGCCACTTACTTGTAGCAACTCCAGGACGTCTGGTAGATATGATGGAGAGAGGAAAAATTGGACTGGACTTCTGCAA GTACTTGGTATTGGATGAAGCTGATCGTATGCTTGACATGGGGTTTGAACCTCAAATTCGTCGTATTGTTGAGCAAGATACTATGCCACCAAAGGGTGTCCGTCAGACCATGATGTTCAGTGCTACCTTTCCAAAGGAAATCCAG ATGCTTGCTCGTGACTTCTTAGAAGAATATATCTTTCTGGCTGTTGGCAGAGTTGGCTCTACATCTGAGAACATCACACAGAAAGTAGTGTGGGTGGAAGAGTTAGACAAACGGTCATTTCTGCTTGACCTCCTAAGTGCCACAGGTAAAGACTGTTTGGGAGAATTCCAACACAACTCTAATGGCTCAG GCAAAGAATTGTTGACTCTGGTGTTTGTGGAAACTAAAAAGGGGGCTGACTCCCTGGAAGATTTCCTGTATCATGAAGGATATGCTTGTACAAGTATCCATGGTGATCGCTCCCAGCGAGACAGAGAAGAAGCATTGCACCAGTTCCGTTCAGGCAGAAGGCCCATCTTGGTTGCAACTGCT GTAGCTGCAAGAGGCCTGGatatttcaaatgtaaaacatgTCATCAACTTCGATTTGCCAAGCGACATAGAAGAATATGTTCATCGCATTGGCCGCACAGGACGTGTTGGAAACCTTG GTCTTGCCACATCATTCTTCAATGAAAGGAACATAAATATTACGAAAGACTTGCTAGACCTACTTGTTGAAGCTAAGCAAGAAGTGCCATCTTGGCTAGAAAACATGGCATATGAGCAGCATCACAAGGGTGGAAGTAGTCGTGGACGATCTAAAGG CCGTTTCAGTGGAGGGTTTGGAGCCAGAGACTATCGAACAAGCAGCAGTACTGCTGGCAGTAGTTTTGGTAGTAGCCGTGCAAGTAGTGGtcgcagtggtggtggtggtggccatgGAGGCAGCAGAGGGTTTGGAGG aggtGGCTATGGCGGCTTCTATAACAGTGATGGATATGGAGGAAATTATAACTCTCAGGGGGTAGACTGGTGGGGCAACTGA
- the DDX3X gene encoding ATP-dependent RNA helicase DDX3X isoform X6 — protein MSHVAVESALGLDQQFAGLDLNSSDAQSGGGTASKGRYIPPHLRNREASKQGFDGWNAGRDRDAYSSFGARSERGSGKSSFFGDRGNGSRGRFDDRGRGSDFDGVGSRGDRSGFGRFDRGGNSRWSDKCDEDDWSKPLAPSDRMEQELFSGGNTGINFEKYDDIPVEATGSNCPPHIESFSDVDMGEIIMGNIELTRYTRPTPVQKYAIPIIKDKRDLMACAQTGSGKTAAFLLPILSQIYTDGPGDALRAMKENGRFGRRKQYPISLVLAPTRELAVQIYEEARKFAYRSKVRPCVVYGGADIGQQIRDLERGCHLLVATPGRLVDMMERGKIGLDFCKYLVLDEADRMLDMGFEPQIRRIVEQDTMPPKGVRQTMMFSATFPKEIQMLARDFLEEYIFLAVGRVGSTSENITQKVVWVEELDKRSFLLDLLSATGKELLTLVFVETKKGADSLEDFLYHEGYACTSIHGDRSQRDREEALHQFRSGRRPILVATAVAARGLDISNVKHVINFDLPSDIEEYVHRIGRTGRVGNLGLATSFFNERNINITKDLLDLLVEAKQEVPSWLENMAYEQHHKGGSSRGRSKGRFSGGFGARDYRTSSSTAGSSFGSSRASSGRSGGGGGHGGSRGFGGGYGGFYNSDGYGGNYNSQGVDWWGN, from the exons ATGAGTCATGTGGCAGTGGAAAGTGCCCTCGGTCTAGATCAGCAG TTTGCTGGTCTAGACTTGAATTCCTCAGACGCGCAGAGTGGAGGAGGTACAGCAAGCA AAGGCCGGTACATTCCTCCTCATTTGCGGAACAGAGAAGCCTCAAAACAGG GATTTGATGGGTGGAATGCAGGAAGAGACAGGGATGCATACAGTAGTTTTGGTGCAAGAAGTGAACGAGGTTCAGGAAAATCAAGCTTCTTTGGTGACCGTGGAAATGGCTCAAGGGGAAG ATTTGATGATCGTGGAAGAGGCAGTGACTTTGATGGCGTTGGCAGTCGTGGTGATAGAAGTGGCTTTGGAAGATTTGATCGTGGTGGGAACAGTCGTTGGTCTGATAAATGTGATGAAGATGACTGGTCCAAACCACTTGCACCAAGTGATCGTATGGAACA GGAGCTCTTCTCTGGTGGGAACACCGGCATTAACTTTGAAAAGTATGATGACATTCCAGTTGAGGCAACAGGCAGCAACTGCCCTCCACACATTGAAAGT TTCAGTGATGTTGACATGGGGGAAATTATCATGGGGAACATTGAGCTCACCCGCTACACTCGACCTACTCCAGTGCAGAAATACGCTATCCCTATCATCAAAGACAAGAGAGATTTGATGGCTTGTGCTCAGACAG GGTCTGGGAAAACAGCTGCATTTCTTCTGCCTATACTGAGTCAGATCTACACAGATGGTCCAGGTGATGCCTTGAGAGCTATGAAG GAAAATGGAAGGTTTGGACGTCGTAAGCAATACCCAATCTCACTAGTTTTGGCTCCTACAAGAGAACTGGCCGTGCAGATCTATGAAGAAGCCAGGAAG TTTGCATATCGTTCCAAAGTTCGCCCTTGTGTTGTCTATGGTGGTGCTGACATTGGCCAACAGATACGTGACTTGGAGCGTGGTTGCCACTTACTTGTAGCAACTCCAGGACGTCTGGTAGATATGATGGAGAGAGGAAAAATTGGACTGGACTTCTGCAA GTACTTGGTATTGGATGAAGCTGATCGTATGCTTGACATGGGGTTTGAACCTCAAATTCGTCGTATTGTTGAGCAAGATACTATGCCACCAAAGGGTGTCCGTCAGACCATGATGTTCAGTGCTACCTTTCCAAAGGAAATCCAG ATGCTTGCTCGTGACTTCTTAGAAGAATATATCTTTCTGGCTGTTGGCAGAGTTGGCTCTACATCTGAGAACATCACACAGAAAGTAGTGTGGGTGGAAGAGTTAGACAAACGGTCATTTCTGCTTGACCTCCTAAGTGCCACAG GCAAAGAATTGTTGACTCTGGTGTTTGTGGAAACTAAAAAGGGGGCTGACTCCCTGGAAGATTTCCTGTATCATGAAGGATATGCTTGTACAAGTATCCATGGTGATCGCTCCCAGCGAGACAGAGAAGAAGCATTGCACCAGTTCCGTTCAGGCAGAAGGCCCATCTTGGTTGCAACTGCT GTAGCTGCAAGAGGCCTGGatatttcaaatgtaaaacatgTCATCAACTTCGATTTGCCAAGCGACATAGAAGAATATGTTCATCGCATTGGCCGCACAGGACGTGTTGGAAACCTTG GTCTTGCCACATCATTCTTCAATGAAAGGAACATAAATATTACGAAAGACTTGCTAGACCTACTTGTTGAAGCTAAGCAAGAAGTGCCATCTTGGCTAGAAAACATGGCATATGAGCAGCATCACAAGGGTGGAAGTAGTCGTGGACGATCTAAAGG CCGTTTCAGTGGAGGGTTTGGAGCCAGAGACTATCGAACAAGCAGCAGTACTGCTGGCAGTAGTTTTGGTAGTAGCCGTGCAAGTAGTGGtcgcagtggtggtggtggtggccatgGAGGCAGCAGAGGGTTTGGAG gtGGCTATGGCGGCTTCTATAACAGTGATGGATATGGAGGAAATTATAACTCTCAGGGGGTAGACTGGTGGGGCAACTGA
- the DDX3X gene encoding ATP-dependent RNA helicase DDX3X isoform X3, with the protein MSHVAVESALGLDQQFAGLDLNSSDAQSGGGTASKGRYIPPHLRNREASKQDSPSWDSRGGNGYMNGYDRDSRMNGYDRDRGVFGSRGGSGRDDRGFDGWNAGRDRDAYSSFGARSERGSGKSSFFGDRGNGSRGRFDDRGRGSDFDGVGSRGDRSGFGRFDRGGNSRWSDKCDEDDWSKPLAPSDRMEQELFSGGNTGINFEKYDDIPVEATGSNCPPHIESFSDVDMGEIIMGNIELTRYTRPTPVQKYAIPIIKDKRDLMACAQTGSGKTAAFLLPILSQIYTDGPGDALRAMKENGRFGRRKQYPISLVLAPTRELAVQIYEEARKFAYRSKVRPCVVYGGADIGQQIRDLERGCHLLVATPGRLVDMMERGKIGLDFCKYLVLDEADRMLDMGFEPQIRRIVEQDTMPPKGVRQTMMFSATFPKEIQMLARDFLEEYIFLAVGRVGSTSENITQKVVWVEELDKRSFLLDLLSATGKELLTLVFVETKKGADSLEDFLYHEGYACTSIHGDRSQRDREEALHQFRSGRRPILVATAVAARGLDISNVKHVINFDLPSDIEEYVHRIGRTGRVGNLGLATSFFNERNINITKDLLDLLVEAKQEVPSWLENMAYEQHHKGGSSRGRSKGRFSGGFGARDYRTSSSTAGSSFGSSRASSGRSGGGGGHGGSRGFGGGYGGFYNSDGYGGNYNSQGVDWWGN; encoded by the exons ATGAGTCATGTGGCAGTGGAAAGTGCCCTCGGTCTAGATCAGCAG TTTGCTGGTCTAGACTTGAATTCCTCAGACGCGCAGAGTGGAGGAGGTACAGCAAGCA AAGGCCGGTACATTCCTCCTCATTTGCGGAACAGAGAAGCCTCAAAACAGG ATTCCCCCAGCTGGGACTCTCGTGGAGGTAATGGCTATATGAATGGATATGATCGTGACAGCCGGATGAATGGCTACGATCGTGATCGCGGTGTGTTTGGATCCAGAGGAGGATCTGGACGTGATGACAGAG GATTTGATGGGTGGAATGCAGGAAGAGACAGGGATGCATACAGTAGTTTTGGTGCAAGAAGTGAACGAGGTTCAGGAAAATCAAGCTTCTTTGGTGACCGTGGAAATGGCTCAAGGGGAAG ATTTGATGATCGTGGAAGAGGCAGTGACTTTGATGGCGTTGGCAGTCGTGGTGATAGAAGTGGCTTTGGAAGATTTGATCGTGGTGGGAACAGTCGTTGGTCTGATAAATGTGATGAAGATGACTGGTCCAAACCACTTGCACCAAGTGATCGTATGGAACA GGAGCTCTTCTCTGGTGGGAACACCGGCATTAACTTTGAAAAGTATGATGACATTCCAGTTGAGGCAACAGGCAGCAACTGCCCTCCACACATTGAAAGT TTCAGTGATGTTGACATGGGGGAAATTATCATGGGGAACATTGAGCTCACCCGCTACACTCGACCTACTCCAGTGCAGAAATACGCTATCCCTATCATCAAAGACAAGAGAGATTTGATGGCTTGTGCTCAGACAG GGTCTGGGAAAACAGCTGCATTTCTTCTGCCTATACTGAGTCAGATCTACACAGATGGTCCAGGTGATGCCTTGAGAGCTATGAAG GAAAATGGAAGGTTTGGACGTCGTAAGCAATACCCAATCTCACTAGTTTTGGCTCCTACAAGAGAACTGGCCGTGCAGATCTATGAAGAAGCCAGGAAG TTTGCATATCGTTCCAAAGTTCGCCCTTGTGTTGTCTATGGTGGTGCTGACATTGGCCAACAGATACGTGACTTGGAGCGTGGTTGCCACTTACTTGTAGCAACTCCAGGACGTCTGGTAGATATGATGGAGAGAGGAAAAATTGGACTGGACTTCTGCAA GTACTTGGTATTGGATGAAGCTGATCGTATGCTTGACATGGGGTTTGAACCTCAAATTCGTCGTATTGTTGAGCAAGATACTATGCCACCAAAGGGTGTCCGTCAGACCATGATGTTCAGTGCTACCTTTCCAAAGGAAATCCAG ATGCTTGCTCGTGACTTCTTAGAAGAATATATCTTTCTGGCTGTTGGCAGAGTTGGCTCTACATCTGAGAACATCACACAGAAAGTAGTGTGGGTGGAAGAGTTAGACAAACGGTCATTTCTGCTTGACCTCCTAAGTGCCACAG GCAAAGAATTGTTGACTCTGGTGTTTGTGGAAACTAAAAAGGGGGCTGACTCCCTGGAAGATTTCCTGTATCATGAAGGATATGCTTGTACAAGTATCCATGGTGATCGCTCCCAGCGAGACAGAGAAGAAGCATTGCACCAGTTCCGTTCAGGCAGAAGGCCCATCTTGGTTGCAACTGCT GTAGCTGCAAGAGGCCTGGatatttcaaatgtaaaacatgTCATCAACTTCGATTTGCCAAGCGACATAGAAGAATATGTTCATCGCATTGGCCGCACAGGACGTGTTGGAAACCTTG GTCTTGCCACATCATTCTTCAATGAAAGGAACATAAATATTACGAAAGACTTGCTAGACCTACTTGTTGAAGCTAAGCAAGAAGTGCCATCTTGGCTAGAAAACATGGCATATGAGCAGCATCACAAGGGTGGAAGTAGTCGTGGACGATCTAAAGG CCGTTTCAGTGGAGGGTTTGGAGCCAGAGACTATCGAACAAGCAGCAGTACTGCTGGCAGTAGTTTTGGTAGTAGCCGTGCAAGTAGTGGtcgcagtggtggtggtggtggccatgGAGGCAGCAGAGGGTTTGGAG gtGGCTATGGCGGCTTCTATAACAGTGATGGATATGGAGGAAATTATAACTCTCAGGGGGTAGACTGGTGGGGCAACTGA
- the DDX3X gene encoding ATP-dependent RNA helicase DDX3X isoform X1 codes for MSHVAVESALGLDQQFAGLDLNSSDAQSGGGTASKGRYIPPHLRNREASKQDSPSWDSRGGNGYMNGYDRDSRMNGYDRDRGVFGSRGGSGRDDRGFDGWNAGRDRDAYSSFGARSERGSGKSSFFGDRGNGSRGRFDDRGRGSDFDGVGSRGDRSGFGRFDRGGNSRWSDKCDEDDWSKPLAPSDRMEQELFSGGNTGINFEKYDDIPVEATGSNCPPHIESFSDVDMGEIIMGNIELTRYTRPTPVQKYAIPIIKDKRDLMACAQTGSGKTAAFLLPILSQIYTDGPGDALRAMKENGRFGRRKQYPISLVLAPTRELAVQIYEEARKFAYRSKVRPCVVYGGADIGQQIRDLERGCHLLVATPGRLVDMMERGKIGLDFCKYLVLDEADRMLDMGFEPQIRRIVEQDTMPPKGVRQTMMFSATFPKEIQMLARDFLEEYIFLAVGRVGSTSENITQKVVWVEELDKRSFLLDLLSATGKDCLGEFQHNSNGSGKELLTLVFVETKKGADSLEDFLYHEGYACTSIHGDRSQRDREEALHQFRSGRRPILVATAVAARGLDISNVKHVINFDLPSDIEEYVHRIGRTGRVGNLGLATSFFNERNINITKDLLDLLVEAKQEVPSWLENMAYEQHHKGGSSRGRSKGRFSGGFGARDYRTSSSTAGSSFGSSRASSGRSGGGGGHGGSRGFGGGYGGFYNSDGYGGNYNSQGVDWWGN; via the exons ATGAGTCATGTGGCAGTGGAAAGTGCCCTCGGTCTAGATCAGCAG TTTGCTGGTCTAGACTTGAATTCCTCAGACGCGCAGAGTGGAGGAGGTACAGCAAGCA AAGGCCGGTACATTCCTCCTCATTTGCGGAACAGAGAAGCCTCAAAACAGG ATTCCCCCAGCTGGGACTCTCGTGGAGGTAATGGCTATATGAATGGATATGATCGTGACAGCCGGATGAATGGCTACGATCGTGATCGCGGTGTGTTTGGATCCAGAGGAGGATCTGGACGTGATGACAGAG GATTTGATGGGTGGAATGCAGGAAGAGACAGGGATGCATACAGTAGTTTTGGTGCAAGAAGTGAACGAGGTTCAGGAAAATCAAGCTTCTTTGGTGACCGTGGAAATGGCTCAAGGGGAAG ATTTGATGATCGTGGAAGAGGCAGTGACTTTGATGGCGTTGGCAGTCGTGGTGATAGAAGTGGCTTTGGAAGATTTGATCGTGGTGGGAACAGTCGTTGGTCTGATAAATGTGATGAAGATGACTGGTCCAAACCACTTGCACCAAGTGATCGTATGGAACA GGAGCTCTTCTCTGGTGGGAACACCGGCATTAACTTTGAAAAGTATGATGACATTCCAGTTGAGGCAACAGGCAGCAACTGCCCTCCACACATTGAAAGT TTCAGTGATGTTGACATGGGGGAAATTATCATGGGGAACATTGAGCTCACCCGCTACACTCGACCTACTCCAGTGCAGAAATACGCTATCCCTATCATCAAAGACAAGAGAGATTTGATGGCTTGTGCTCAGACAG GGTCTGGGAAAACAGCTGCATTTCTTCTGCCTATACTGAGTCAGATCTACACAGATGGTCCAGGTGATGCCTTGAGAGCTATGAAG GAAAATGGAAGGTTTGGACGTCGTAAGCAATACCCAATCTCACTAGTTTTGGCTCCTACAAGAGAACTGGCCGTGCAGATCTATGAAGAAGCCAGGAAG TTTGCATATCGTTCCAAAGTTCGCCCTTGTGTTGTCTATGGTGGTGCTGACATTGGCCAACAGATACGTGACTTGGAGCGTGGTTGCCACTTACTTGTAGCAACTCCAGGACGTCTGGTAGATATGATGGAGAGAGGAAAAATTGGACTGGACTTCTGCAA GTACTTGGTATTGGATGAAGCTGATCGTATGCTTGACATGGGGTTTGAACCTCAAATTCGTCGTATTGTTGAGCAAGATACTATGCCACCAAAGGGTGTCCGTCAGACCATGATGTTCAGTGCTACCTTTCCAAAGGAAATCCAG ATGCTTGCTCGTGACTTCTTAGAAGAATATATCTTTCTGGCTGTTGGCAGAGTTGGCTCTACATCTGAGAACATCACACAGAAAGTAGTGTGGGTGGAAGAGTTAGACAAACGGTCATTTCTGCTTGACCTCCTAAGTGCCACAGGTAAAGACTGTTTGGGAGAATTCCAACACAACTCTAATGGCTCAG GCAAAGAATTGTTGACTCTGGTGTTTGTGGAAACTAAAAAGGGGGCTGACTCCCTGGAAGATTTCCTGTATCATGAAGGATATGCTTGTACAAGTATCCATGGTGATCGCTCCCAGCGAGACAGAGAAGAAGCATTGCACCAGTTCCGTTCAGGCAGAAGGCCCATCTTGGTTGCAACTGCT GTAGCTGCAAGAGGCCTGGatatttcaaatgtaaaacatgTCATCAACTTCGATTTGCCAAGCGACATAGAAGAATATGTTCATCGCATTGGCCGCACAGGACGTGTTGGAAACCTTG GTCTTGCCACATCATTCTTCAATGAAAGGAACATAAATATTACGAAAGACTTGCTAGACCTACTTGTTGAAGCTAAGCAAGAAGTGCCATCTTGGCTAGAAAACATGGCATATGAGCAGCATCACAAGGGTGGAAGTAGTCGTGGACGATCTAAAGG CCGTTTCAGTGGAGGGTTTGGAGCCAGAGACTATCGAACAAGCAGCAGTACTGCTGGCAGTAGTTTTGGTAGTAGCCGTGCAAGTAGTGGtcgcagtggtggtggtggtggccatgGAGGCAGCAGAGGGTTTGGAG gtGGCTATGGCGGCTTCTATAACAGTGATGGATATGGAGGAAATTATAACTCTCAGGGGGTAGACTGGTGGGGCAACTGA
- the DDX3X gene encoding ATP-dependent RNA helicase DDX3X isoform X4 translates to MSHVAVESALGLDQQFAGLDLNSSDAQSGGGTASKGRYIPPHLRNREASKQGFDGWNAGRDRDAYSSFGARSERGSGKSSFFGDRGNGSRGRFDDRGRGSDFDGVGSRGDRSGFGRFDRGGNSRWSDKCDEDDWSKPLAPSDRMEQELFSGGNTGINFEKYDDIPVEATGSNCPPHIESFSDVDMGEIIMGNIELTRYTRPTPVQKYAIPIIKDKRDLMACAQTGSGKTAAFLLPILSQIYTDGPGDALRAMKENGRFGRRKQYPISLVLAPTRELAVQIYEEARKFAYRSKVRPCVVYGGADIGQQIRDLERGCHLLVATPGRLVDMMERGKIGLDFCKYLVLDEADRMLDMGFEPQIRRIVEQDTMPPKGVRQTMMFSATFPKEIQMLARDFLEEYIFLAVGRVGSTSENITQKVVWVEELDKRSFLLDLLSATGKDCLGEFQHNSNGSGKELLTLVFVETKKGADSLEDFLYHEGYACTSIHGDRSQRDREEALHQFRSGRRPILVATAVAARGLDISNVKHVINFDLPSDIEEYVHRIGRTGRVGNLGLATSFFNERNINITKDLLDLLVEAKQEVPSWLENMAYEQHHKGGSSRGRSKGRFSGGFGARDYRTSSSTAGSSFGSSRASSGRSGGGGGHGGSRGFGGGYGGFYNSDGYGGNYNSQGVDWWGN, encoded by the exons ATGAGTCATGTGGCAGTGGAAAGTGCCCTCGGTCTAGATCAGCAG TTTGCTGGTCTAGACTTGAATTCCTCAGACGCGCAGAGTGGAGGAGGTACAGCAAGCA AAGGCCGGTACATTCCTCCTCATTTGCGGAACAGAGAAGCCTCAAAACAGG GATTTGATGGGTGGAATGCAGGAAGAGACAGGGATGCATACAGTAGTTTTGGTGCAAGAAGTGAACGAGGTTCAGGAAAATCAAGCTTCTTTGGTGACCGTGGAAATGGCTCAAGGGGAAG ATTTGATGATCGTGGAAGAGGCAGTGACTTTGATGGCGTTGGCAGTCGTGGTGATAGAAGTGGCTTTGGAAGATTTGATCGTGGTGGGAACAGTCGTTGGTCTGATAAATGTGATGAAGATGACTGGTCCAAACCACTTGCACCAAGTGATCGTATGGAACA GGAGCTCTTCTCTGGTGGGAACACCGGCATTAACTTTGAAAAGTATGATGACATTCCAGTTGAGGCAACAGGCAGCAACTGCCCTCCACACATTGAAAGT TTCAGTGATGTTGACATGGGGGAAATTATCATGGGGAACATTGAGCTCACCCGCTACACTCGACCTACTCCAGTGCAGAAATACGCTATCCCTATCATCAAAGACAAGAGAGATTTGATGGCTTGTGCTCAGACAG GGTCTGGGAAAACAGCTGCATTTCTTCTGCCTATACTGAGTCAGATCTACACAGATGGTCCAGGTGATGCCTTGAGAGCTATGAAG GAAAATGGAAGGTTTGGACGTCGTAAGCAATACCCAATCTCACTAGTTTTGGCTCCTACAAGAGAACTGGCCGTGCAGATCTATGAAGAAGCCAGGAAG TTTGCATATCGTTCCAAAGTTCGCCCTTGTGTTGTCTATGGTGGTGCTGACATTGGCCAACAGATACGTGACTTGGAGCGTGGTTGCCACTTACTTGTAGCAACTCCAGGACGTCTGGTAGATATGATGGAGAGAGGAAAAATTGGACTGGACTTCTGCAA GTACTTGGTATTGGATGAAGCTGATCGTATGCTTGACATGGGGTTTGAACCTCAAATTCGTCGTATTGTTGAGCAAGATACTATGCCACCAAAGGGTGTCCGTCAGACCATGATGTTCAGTGCTACCTTTCCAAAGGAAATCCAG ATGCTTGCTCGTGACTTCTTAGAAGAATATATCTTTCTGGCTGTTGGCAGAGTTGGCTCTACATCTGAGAACATCACACAGAAAGTAGTGTGGGTGGAAGAGTTAGACAAACGGTCATTTCTGCTTGACCTCCTAAGTGCCACAGGTAAAGACTGTTTGGGAGAATTCCAACACAACTCTAATGGCTCAG GCAAAGAATTGTTGACTCTGGTGTTTGTGGAAACTAAAAAGGGGGCTGACTCCCTGGAAGATTTCCTGTATCATGAAGGATATGCTTGTACAAGTATCCATGGTGATCGCTCCCAGCGAGACAGAGAAGAAGCATTGCACCAGTTCCGTTCAGGCAGAAGGCCCATCTTGGTTGCAACTGCT GTAGCTGCAAGAGGCCTGGatatttcaaatgtaaaacatgTCATCAACTTCGATTTGCCAAGCGACATAGAAGAATATGTTCATCGCATTGGCCGCACAGGACGTGTTGGAAACCTTG GTCTTGCCACATCATTCTTCAATGAAAGGAACATAAATATTACGAAAGACTTGCTAGACCTACTTGTTGAAGCTAAGCAAGAAGTGCCATCTTGGCTAGAAAACATGGCATATGAGCAGCATCACAAGGGTGGAAGTAGTCGTGGACGATCTAAAGG CCGTTTCAGTGGAGGGTTTGGAGCCAGAGACTATCGAACAAGCAGCAGTACTGCTGGCAGTAGTTTTGGTAGTAGCCGTGCAAGTAGTGGtcgcagtggtggtggtggtggccatgGAGGCAGCAGAGGGTTTGGAG gtGGCTATGGCGGCTTCTATAACAGTGATGGATATGGAGGAAATTATAACTCTCAGGGGGTAGACTGGTGGGGCAACTGA